From Mercenaria mercenaria strain notata chromosome 17, MADL_Memer_1, whole genome shotgun sequence, the proteins below share one genomic window:
- the LOC123537299 gene encoding glucose-induced degradation protein 8 homolog translates to MERGLSLERVSDNTISKEEWLNRFNSHQITRADMNTLIMNYLVTEGFKESAEKFRLESGIQPSVDLNQLDDRIKIREEIQNGRIESAISLVNTLQPELLDNDRYLYFHLQQQHLIELIRQGNVEGALEYAQTHLAERGEENPEILSELERTLALLAFEEPEKSPFGDLLHLCQRQKVASELNAAILETDSTPKLANLLKLLLWSQEELDKKKIKYPKMTDIATGTIETPKG, encoded by the exons ATGGAAAGAG GTTTGAGCTTGGAACGAGTGTCTGACAATACAATATCGAAGGAGGAGTGGTTGAACAGATTTAACAGTCATCAAATTACACGTGCAGATATGAACACACTGATTATGAATTATCTTGTGACAG AAGGCTTCAAAGAATCTGCAGAGAAGTTCAGGCTGGAATCCGGTATACAGCCATCAGTAGATCTCAACCAGTTAGATGACAGGATCAAAATCCGGGAAGAAATACAGAATGGAAGAATAGAAAGTGCAATATCATTGGTGAACACCCTGCAACCAGAACTGTTAGACAATGACAGATACCTCTACTTCCATCTACAG CAACAACATTTAATAGAACTGATCAGGCAAGGGAATGTTGAAGGAGCATTGGAGTATGCACAGACACATTTAGCGGAGAGAGGCGAGGAGAATCCTGAAATTTTGTCCGAACTCGAGAGAACCTTAGCCCTTCTAGCTTTTGAAGAGCCGGAAAAATCACCCTTTGGAGATCTGCTACACTTATGTCAAAGACAAAAG GTTGCTAGTGAACTAAATGCTGCCATATTGGAAACAGACTCTACCCCCAAGTTAGCAAATTTATTAAAACTGTTGCTGTGGTCACAGGAAGAATTGGacaaaaagaagataaaatatcCAAAAATGACCGATATTGCTACAGGGACTATAGAAACACCGAAGGGATGA